One part of the Hyalangium ruber genome encodes these proteins:
- a CDS encoding protein kinase domain-containing protein: MSEHRIGGRYQVERKIAGGGMGAIWLALDQQLQRRVAIKLMDTHRVTSLEDRRRFAQEAKAIARLQNPHVLQIHDYGIDGEVPYIVTELLEGEDLEALLERRQRLMPAVVAPLLNQIARALNAAHLAGVIHRDLKPANLFLARIDGEEVVKVLDFGLALLDVDTSVPEGDFVGTPRYMSPEQLRGRSNLDHRSDLWSLGVVLYRVLTGQFPFPADALMALRSGMGATPVLASSVVPELGAEADAFFARALAVEPSQRFASAHEMAAAFSALVIAGRPTRAAKVLVVDDEPDMELVMRQRFRKQLQESIYEFIFAANGEEALEKLRQHPDTDVVLSDLNMPKMDGLTLLGRVGEVHPLVKVIIVSAYSDMSNIRTAMNRGAFDFLVKPLNFQDLKATLEKTLKHAGEVRRMLRSTEENDLLRMFVHGGIVERVLSAVRTPLGVAGERVEATVAFLDVKGFTPITRDEQPETALRRLNANFEVIVPELLSRGGVVDKFVGDAVMAVFRGQGHVGRALDACISARQQLRAMAFRGGESSAYTHGVCIGVASGELLSGSIGARALGRLDYTVLGDVVNTAAWLASMANKDQLLISEELRGRMETAFECEEQTSRQLPSRAAPMRVFDVLRRRDVTVSPAEPTASVELPKVSVEPYMAAAPDKRD, from the coding sequence GGACCGGCGGCGCTTCGCCCAGGAGGCCAAGGCGATCGCCCGGCTCCAGAACCCGCACGTGCTGCAGATCCACGACTACGGCATCGACGGGGAGGTGCCCTACATCGTCACCGAGCTGCTCGAGGGCGAGGACCTCGAGGCGCTCCTGGAGCGGCGGCAGCGGCTCATGCCCGCCGTGGTGGCGCCCCTGCTCAACCAGATCGCCCGCGCGCTGAACGCGGCGCACCTGGCCGGCGTCATCCACCGGGACCTCAAGCCGGCCAACCTCTTCCTGGCGCGCATCGACGGCGAGGAGGTGGTGAAGGTCCTCGACTTCGGGCTGGCCCTGCTGGACGTGGACACCAGCGTGCCCGAAGGGGACTTCGTGGGCACGCCCCGCTACATGAGCCCCGAGCAGCTCCGGGGGCGGTCGAACCTGGACCACCGCAGTGACCTGTGGTCGCTGGGCGTCGTGCTCTACCGGGTGCTCACCGGGCAGTTCCCCTTCCCCGCGGACGCGCTCATGGCGCTGCGCTCGGGCATGGGCGCCACGCCAGTCCTGGCCTCGAGCGTGGTTCCCGAGCTGGGCGCGGAGGCGGATGCCTTCTTCGCGCGGGCCCTGGCCGTCGAGCCCTCCCAGCGCTTCGCCTCCGCCCACGAGATGGCGGCGGCCTTCTCCGCGCTGGTCATCGCCGGCCGCCCCACCCGGGCCGCGAAGGTGCTGGTGGTGGATGACGAGCCGGACATGGAGCTGGTGATGCGGCAGCGCTTCCGCAAACAGCTCCAGGAGTCCATCTACGAGTTCATCTTCGCCGCCAATGGAGAGGAGGCGCTGGAGAAGCTGCGCCAGCACCCCGACACGGACGTCGTCCTGTCGGACCTCAACATGCCGAAGATGGACGGGCTCACCCTGCTGGGGCGCGTCGGCGAGGTCCACCCGCTCGTCAAGGTCATCATCGTCTCGGCCTACAGCGACATGAGCAACATCCGCACCGCGATGAACCGCGGTGCCTTCGACTTCCTGGTCAAGCCGCTCAACTTCCAGGACCTGAAGGCCACGCTGGAGAAGACGCTCAAGCACGCCGGCGAGGTGCGGCGGATGCTGCGCTCCACCGAGGAGAACGACCTGCTGCGCATGTTCGTACACGGCGGCATCGTCGAGCGCGTCCTGTCGGCGGTGCGCACGCCGCTGGGCGTGGCCGGCGAGCGCGTGGAGGCTACCGTGGCCTTCCTCGACGTGAAGGGCTTCACCCCCATCACCCGAGACGAGCAGCCCGAGACGGCCCTGCGGCGGCTCAACGCCAACTTCGAGGTCATCGTCCCCGAGCTGCTCTCGCGCGGCGGCGTGGTGGACAAGTTCGTCGGAGACGCGGTGATGGCCGTGTTCCGAGGACAGGGGCACGTAGGACGGGCGCTCGATGCGTGCATCTCCGCGCGCCAGCAGCTGCGCGCCATGGCCTTCCGCGGCGGAGAGTCGTCCGCCTATACCCACGGCGTCTGCATCGGCGTGGCCTCGGGAGAGCTGCTCTCGGGCAGCATCGGCGCCCGGGCGCTGGGCCGGCTGGACTACACGGTGCTCGGAGACGTGGTGAACACGGCGGCGTGGCTGGCCTCCATGGCCAACAAGGACCAGCTCCTCATCTCCGAGGAGCTGCGCGGCCGGATGGAGACGGCCTTCGAGTGCGAGGAGCAGACGTCCCGGCAGCTCCCGAGCAGGGCGGCGCCCATGCGCGTCTTCGACGTCCTCCGCCGCCGGGACGTGACGGTCTCCCCCGCGGAGCCCACGGCCTCCGTCGAGCTGCCCAAGGTCAGCGTGGAGCCCTACATGGCCGCCGCGCCGGACAAGCGGGACTAA
- a CDS encoding PAS domain-containing sensor histidine kinase, which produces MRLRAIRSSEGRIIDFDCLDSSPDLMRQGVPGLLPTRGKRLLDEAPWVAECSLFDACARVAERQVPEVERFGRTTPAGIAWLLARMAPCEGGLTLFLEDFTRRVESEAALRRDRDLLHAVIQSTTDAVFVKDLSGRYVLLNPAAAKAFGRPAPEVIGRTDVELLGAEAAAATVTHDQAVCESGQTATYEDADGGPGFGCVWQSTKGVLRHPDGRAYGLFGISRDVTVRRRQEEEREQEGRFRERFIGVLGHDLGNPLAAIRLSAAAMLAKDTLTPDVRRVMQRIDASAERMARLVKQLLDFTRARMAGGIPLRPGEMALEEVCRRIIAELELAYPNRDIHLEIRGESKGFWDEERMAQVLSNLVANALQHSPVGTPVSVRLESVDSLQRVAVHNVGQPIPEALRPHLFEPFHHSEGGPGRASRGGLGLGLYIVAQIVQAHGGRIEVDSSSQEGTSFVLLLPRSVPAPAGTVEDERSQRQQAFGREGTAARS; this is translated from the coding sequence GTGAGGCTGAGGGCGATCCGTTCGTCCGAGGGCCGCATCATCGACTTCGATTGCCTGGACTCTTCGCCAGACCTGATGCGACAGGGCGTGCCGGGCCTGCTGCCCACGCGGGGCAAGCGGCTGCTGGACGAGGCGCCCTGGGTGGCCGAGTGCAGCCTCTTCGATGCATGCGCCCGGGTCGCGGAGCGGCAGGTGCCAGAGGTGGAGCGCTTCGGCCGGACGACGCCCGCGGGCATCGCCTGGCTGCTGGCGCGGATGGCGCCTTGCGAGGGCGGGCTCACCCTCTTCCTGGAGGACTTCACCCGGCGCGTCGAGAGTGAGGCGGCGCTGCGGCGGGACAGGGATCTGCTCCATGCCGTCATCCAGAGCACCACGGACGCCGTCTTCGTGAAGGACCTTTCGGGGCGCTACGTGTTGCTCAACCCGGCGGCGGCGAAGGCCTTCGGGCGTCCGGCGCCAGAGGTCATCGGCCGCACGGACGTGGAGTTGCTGGGTGCCGAGGCGGCCGCGGCGACGGTGACGCATGACCAGGCGGTGTGCGAGTCGGGGCAGACGGCCACCTACGAGGACGCGGACGGTGGACCGGGCTTCGGCTGTGTCTGGCAATCCACCAAGGGCGTGCTGCGCCACCCGGATGGCAGGGCCTACGGGCTGTTCGGCATCAGCCGCGACGTCACCGTGCGAAGGCGCCAGGAGGAGGAGCGCGAGCAGGAGGGACGCTTCCGCGAGCGCTTCATCGGGGTGCTGGGGCATGACCTGGGCAACCCGCTGGCGGCCATCCGCCTCTCCGCGGCGGCCATGCTGGCGAAAGACACGCTCACGCCAGATGTCCGCCGCGTCATGCAGCGCATCGACGCCAGCGCCGAGCGGATGGCGCGGCTGGTCAAGCAACTGCTCGACTTCACCCGGGCGCGCATGGCGGGGGGAATCCCGCTGCGCCCGGGGGAGATGGCCTTGGAAGAGGTGTGTCGCCGCATCATCGCCGAGCTGGAGCTGGCCTACCCGAACCGAGACATCCACCTGGAGATACGAGGGGAGAGCAAGGGCTTCTGGGACGAGGAGCGAATGGCGCAGGTGCTCTCAAACCTGGTGGCCAACGCGCTCCAGCACAGCCCCGTGGGCACACCGGTGAGCGTGCGGCTGGAGAGCGTGGACTCCCTGCAGCGGGTGGCGGTGCATAACGTGGGGCAGCCCATCCCCGAGGCGCTGCGCCCGCACCTCTTCGAGCCCTTCCACCACTCCGAGGGGGGGCCTGGGCGTGCGTCCCGGGGCGGGCTGGGGCTGGGGCTCTACATCGTCGCGCAGATCGTCCAGGCGCACGGTGGGCGCATCGAGGTCGACTCCAGCTCGCAGGAGGGCACGAGCTTCGTGCTCCTGTTGCCGCGCTCGGTGCCGGCGCCGGCAGGCACGGTGGAGGATGAACGCTCCCAGCGCCAGCAGGCCTTCGGCCGAGAAGGCACCGCCGCCAGGAGCTGA
- the mfd gene encoding transcription-repair coupling factor — translation MDTPFSQRPGVEALLGAPPPTGDPFAQVLERLRPGRRVRTQGLHSAARGHALARLARGLKAPLVCVAVDEEAADALAHDLAFFLGGTGTPLDPRVLRLPGDEVLPYDELSPDPGTVGERLGALFHLNQGTRFPALVLSVRALLRKVLPPSVVGTLSQLITVGQDFDRDSLARKLASMGYQSSPLVEDPGTFSVRGGILDVFSPLYERPVRLEFFGDTIESIRGFDPDTQRTVDSLKEVYLAPAREVILTEETRPRAEAAARAVADRINLPTIKLRERLEALREGLPSFGLEGLLPGFFEGGLGTVFDYLRLWAKEPLFYFDDPVGIDRAASDLWAEIERSAQAAEERQDLACPPEQHFLTLKQADAQLATALVLEGGGLALTPSEQPPVLFAFGTTQDLREAILAHHGEDGALSPLVERLQRWRDMRIACAIACGTLSQADRLKRLLLDRNIMVRLYDEPLGDPGKLYEASVYAHLFTGEVSQGFVDGSGGLAVLADEEIFGVRARRRVRRAKRTEGFGAGFQDLKEGDLIVHTDFGIGRYAGLTKMQVNGVPGDFLLLEYAGRDKIYLPVSRMRLIQKFTGGDPTKVQLDKLGTTSWEKTKKRVKEQLLKMAAELLQIAAARKAHPGHAFSAPDRYFNQFEADFEFEETPDQAKAIEDVLSDMQKPLPMDRLVCGDVGYGKTEVAMRAAFKATLDRKQVAVLVPTTVLAQQHFLSFKKRFKDYPVTVEVISGLKKPAEVREILKRSQDGKVDILIGTHKLLAGDVAFKELGLLIVDEEQRFGVKQKEQLKKLRTQVDVLTLTATPIPRTLHMSMSGVRDMSIIATPPQDRRAIRTFVMKFDPPVIKEAIEREVGRGGQVFFVHNRVQSIASMERLLRELVPQVSIGVAHGQMGEGQLEKVMLAFTEKKFQVLLCTSIIESGIDISSANTMIINRADAFGLAQLYQLRGRVGRSKERAYAYLLVPARRTITRDAQRRLEVLQNFTELGAGFSIASHDLEIRGAGNLLGEKQSGAIAEIGFDMYAQLLEEAVAELQGQPPRQQIEPEITLPMPALIPDDYVPDVHQRLVFYKRFSQASHPDEVTDLRAELVDRFGEAPDEVDNLSETTLLKIDMRDLRLRALESGTGRLVVTLGADALLDGPKVAMLVQRSKGVYRLTPDMKLIAKVPEGTQGHALILEAKKVLRDLNTCALPQA, via the coding sequence ATGGACACTCCCTTCAGTCAGAGACCTGGTGTAGAGGCGCTGCTTGGCGCGCCCCCCCCAACTGGTGACCCCTTCGCGCAGGTGCTGGAGCGGCTCCGGCCCGGGCGCCGCGTGCGCACCCAGGGCCTGCACAGCGCCGCGCGAGGCCACGCGCTCGCCCGCCTGGCTCGCGGCCTGAAGGCGCCGCTCGTCTGCGTGGCGGTGGACGAGGAGGCAGCCGACGCCCTGGCCCATGACCTGGCCTTCTTCCTGGGAGGCACCGGCACGCCGCTGGACCCGCGCGTGCTGCGCCTGCCCGGCGACGAGGTGCTGCCCTATGACGAGCTCTCCCCGGACCCGGGCACCGTCGGCGAGCGGCTGGGCGCCCTGTTCCACCTGAACCAGGGTACGCGCTTCCCCGCGCTGGTGCTCTCCGTGCGGGCCCTGTTGCGCAAGGTGCTACCGCCCTCGGTGGTGGGCACCCTGTCCCAGCTCATCACCGTGGGGCAGGACTTCGATCGCGACTCGCTGGCTCGCAAGCTCGCGTCCATGGGCTACCAGTCCAGCCCCCTGGTGGAGGACCCCGGCACCTTCTCGGTGCGCGGCGGCATCCTCGATGTGTTCAGCCCCCTGTACGAGCGACCCGTGCGGCTGGAGTTCTTCGGGGACACCATCGAATCCATCCGCGGCTTCGACCCCGACACCCAGCGCACCGTGGACTCGCTCAAGGAGGTGTACCTGGCGCCAGCGCGCGAGGTCATCCTCACCGAGGAGACGCGCCCGCGCGCCGAGGCCGCCGCCCGCGCCGTGGCCGACCGCATCAACCTGCCCACCATCAAGCTGCGCGAGCGGCTGGAGGCGCTGCGCGAGGGGCTGCCCAGCTTCGGCCTCGAGGGCCTGCTGCCCGGCTTCTTCGAGGGCGGGCTGGGCACCGTCTTCGACTACCTGCGCCTGTGGGCCAAGGAGCCCCTCTTCTACTTCGATGATCCGGTGGGCATCGACCGCGCCGCCAGCGACCTGTGGGCGGAGATCGAACGCTCGGCACAGGCGGCGGAGGAGCGGCAGGACCTCGCCTGTCCGCCCGAGCAGCACTTCCTCACCCTCAAGCAGGCGGACGCGCAGCTCGCCACCGCGCTCGTGCTGGAGGGCGGTGGCCTGGCGCTGACCCCGAGCGAGCAGCCGCCAGTGCTCTTCGCGTTCGGCACCACGCAGGACCTGCGCGAGGCCATCCTCGCCCACCACGGCGAGGACGGTGCCCTCAGCCCGTTGGTGGAGCGGCTGCAGCGCTGGCGCGACATGCGCATCGCCTGCGCCATCGCCTGCGGCACCCTGAGCCAGGCCGACCGGCTCAAGCGCCTGCTGCTGGACCGCAACATCATGGTCCGCCTCTACGACGAGCCGCTCGGAGACCCGGGCAAGCTGTACGAGGCCTCCGTCTATGCCCACCTCTTCACGGGCGAGGTGAGCCAGGGCTTCGTGGATGGCTCGGGCGGGCTGGCGGTGCTGGCCGACGAGGAGATCTTCGGGGTCCGCGCGCGTCGCCGGGTGCGCCGCGCCAAGCGCACGGAGGGCTTCGGGGCCGGCTTCCAGGACTTGAAGGAAGGCGACCTCATCGTCCACACCGACTTCGGCATCGGCCGCTACGCGGGCCTGACGAAGATGCAGGTGAACGGTGTGCCGGGCGACTTCCTCCTCCTGGAGTACGCGGGCCGGGACAAGATCTACCTGCCGGTGAGCCGCATGCGGCTCATCCAGAAGTTCACCGGCGGAGACCCCACCAAGGTCCAGCTCGACAAGCTGGGCACCACGAGCTGGGAGAAGACGAAGAAGCGCGTCAAGGAGCAGCTGCTCAAGATGGCGGCGGAGCTCCTGCAGATCGCCGCCGCGCGCAAGGCGCACCCCGGCCACGCCTTCTCCGCGCCGGACCGGTACTTCAACCAGTTCGAGGCGGACTTCGAGTTCGAGGAGACTCCCGACCAGGCCAAGGCCATCGAGGACGTGCTCTCCGACATGCAGAAGCCGCTGCCCATGGACCGGCTGGTGTGCGGCGACGTCGGCTACGGCAAGACGGAGGTGGCTATGCGCGCCGCCTTCAAGGCCACGCTGGACCGCAAGCAGGTGGCGGTGCTGGTGCCCACCACGGTGCTGGCCCAGCAGCACTTCCTCTCCTTCAAGAAGCGTTTCAAGGACTACCCCGTCACCGTGGAGGTCATCTCCGGGCTGAAGAAGCCGGCCGAGGTGCGGGAGATCCTCAAGCGCTCCCAGGACGGCAAGGTCGACATCCTCATCGGCACGCACAAGCTGCTGGCCGGGGACGTGGCCTTCAAGGAGCTGGGGCTGCTCATCGTCGACGAGGAGCAGCGCTTCGGCGTGAAGCAGAAGGAGCAGCTCAAGAAGCTGCGCACCCAGGTGGACGTGCTCACGCTCACGGCCACCCCCATCCCCCGCACGCTCCACATGTCCATGTCCGGCGTGCGCGACATGAGCATCATCGCCACCCCGCCCCAGGATCGACGCGCCATCCGCACCTTCGTGATGAAGTTCGATCCGCCCGTCATCAAGGAGGCCATCGAGCGCGAGGTGGGCCGCGGCGGGCAGGTGTTCTTCGTCCACAACCGCGTGCAGTCCATCGCCTCCATGGAGCGGCTGCTGCGCGAGCTGGTGCCCCAGGTCTCCATCGGCGTGGCCCACGGGCAGATGGGCGAGGGCCAGCTCGAGAAAGTGATGCTGGCGTTCACCGAGAAGAAGTTCCAGGTGCTCCTGTGTACCTCCATCATCGAGAGCGGCATCGACATCTCCAGCGCCAATACGATGATCATCAACCGCGCGGACGCCTTCGGCCTGGCTCAGCTCTACCAGCTGCGCGGGCGCGTGGGCCGCTCCAAGGAGCGCGCGTACGCGTACCTGCTCGTGCCGGCGCGCCGGACGATTACGCGGGACGCGCAGCGGCGCCTGGAGGTGCTGCAGAACTTCACCGAGCTGGGCGCGGGCTTCTCCATCGCCAGCCATGACCTGGAGATCCGCGGCGCGGGCAACCTGCTGGGCGAGAAGCAGTCGGGCGCCATCGCCGAGATTGGCTTCGACATGTACGCGCAGCTGCTCGAGGAGGCCGTGGCGGAGCTGCAGGGCCAGCCGCCTCGACAGCAGATCGAACCCGAAATCACCCTGCCCATGCCGGCGCTCATCCCCGACGACTACGTGCCGGACGTGCATCAGCGGCTCGTCTTCTACAAGCGCTTCAGCCAGGCCAGCCACCCGGACGAGGTGACGGACCTGCGCGCCGAGCTGGTGGACCGCTTCGGCGAGGCGCCCGACGAGGTGGACAACCTCTCGGAGACGACGCTGCTGAAGATCGACATGCGGGACTTGCGGCTGCGCGCCCTGGAGTCGGGCACCGGGCGGCTGGTGGTGACGCTGGGCGCCGACGCGCTGCTGGACGGGCCCAAGGTGGCCATGCTCGTGCAGCGCTCCAAGGGCGTCTACCGCCTCACCCCGGACATGAAGCTCATCGCCAAGGTCCCCGAAGGCACCCAGGGCCATGCCCTCATCCTGGAGGCCAAGAAGGTGCTGCGCGATCTGAACACCTGCGCGCTGCCCCAGGCCTAG